In Candidatus Omnitrophota bacterium, the genomic window GCCTGCCAGCAGTTTACCGTCCGTTATTTTCAATATCTCGCTTACCTTCATCCTGTCAGACCTCATAACTTTTTTAATATCGAGAGCGCAACTTTCCGGTCGTCAAACGGCATAATCTTGTCCTTAATTATCTGGTAACCCTCATGGCCCTTGCCGGCTATTATTATTATATCGTCTTTCAATGCCGAACCCAACGCTTTAGAGATAGCTTCTTTTCGATCGGCGATTATATCATAGTTTGAGAATTTACCTTTAATGCCGGCCTCTATCTCGCCTATTATATCCTCCGGTTTTTCAAAACGGGGGTTATCCGAAGTCACTATCACATGATCCGAATATTTACATGCGACCTTACCCATCAGCGGCCTCTTGGTCCTATCCCTGTTTCCGCCGCAACCGAAGACGGTCACTATACGCCTCTTCGCGACCTCTCTTAAAAGATTCAGCACATTGAATAACGCGTCCTCTGTATGGGCAAAATCTACGAATATCTTGAACGGCTGTCCCGTCTCTACGGCTTCGAGCCTGCCGGGCACTTTATCGACGGATTCGATGCCCTCTATTATGGCCTTTTTTGGAATTTTAAGGGCAAGCGCGGCCGCCACAGCCGCTAAGACATTCGATACGTTATGGATGCCGATAAGCTTAGTTCTCATCTCAAAGCTCATGCCGGGAGCATTAACGGTAAATCTCGTGCCGTCCATCGAAAGCGCTATATTCTCCGCGGTAACATCGGCCTTGCTCTTGATACCGTATGTTATTATCCCGGATTTTATGGATCCTTTAAGGGACGCGACTTTCTTGTCATCCATATTGAGCACCGCCCGACCCTTAGTTTTTAATTTATCAAAAAGCCTTCTCTTCGCTTTGAAATAATTCGTAGTTGTCTTATGGTAATCGAGATGATCACTCGTTAAATTGGTAAATATGCCTACATCGAATAAGATGTTGTCAACTCTGCCCTGGTCCAGGGAATGGCTCGAAACCTCCATTATCGCACAACCGATCTTCGAAGCCGCCATTTCTGCCAGCATCTCCTGGAGAAGCATAGGGCCCGGCGTGGTATTAATCGCCGTAAAGACTTTGCCGTTAAACCTGTAATTGATCGTACCGATAATGCCGGCATCGGCTTTCCCCGCCGCCTTAACAACGCTTTCGATAAGATAGGTTATAGTGGTCTTACCGTTAGTCCCGGTTATCCCTATGACTTTAAGTTTACACGACGGATGACCGTAAAAATTGTCAGCTATGGTGCTCATCGCGGAACGTGTATCATCAACCAATATTTTGGCTACGCCGGGCCTTGAGTTAAAATCCTTTTCTGTTACAATAGCTCTTGCGCCAGCTTTCAGCGCTAAGTCCACAAACTTCGAAGCGTCCAGCGAATAACCTCTTACAGCCACAAAGAGATCACCGGCTTCAACTTTACGCGAATCGTCCGTAACCTTACTTATATCGACACCGCCGATATTTTCGCCCGTCCTTATCTTTACGCCGCTCAATATTTTTTTCAAATCCATGATTAAATAGCCTTAAGTCCTTTTGTATTCAGGTATTTCAGCGTCTCTTCCACTACGCCTTTAAATACAGGAGCCGATACATCGCCTCCGTAGTATACAGGATGCGGCTCATCAACGCATATCGCTACCGCCAGAAGCGGCTTATCATAAGGCGCGAAACCTATGAAAGACGCTATAAACTTGCTATGCGAATATGTACCGCCTTCTATCTTCTGGGCAGTGCCCGTCTTCCCGCCTACCTTAAATTCCTCCACCTTGGCTTTCTTTCCCGTTCCCATCTCAACTACACCATTCAATATATAGCGCATGTAGACGGCGGTTTTAGGCGTTATTATCTTTCTAACCACTACGGGAGGAAATGTCTTTATAACTTCGCCGTTCTCGGCTACGATCTCTTTGACGATCCTTGGTTTTACATAAAAACCGTTATTGGCGATCACCGACATGGCCGTAACGAGCTGCATAGCGGTGACGGTGACTTCCTGTCCCATCGGAATCGCGTACATGCTGACCTTGGACCACTTCTCGGGAGGGCGGTTCAAACCGACAACCTCACCTGGAAGATCTACGCCTGTGCGGTCCAGGAAGCCGAATGCTTTTATATATTTATACATTTTATCCGGACCCAGCGCGCTGGCGGCCTTGACCGTACCTATATTGGAAGATTTCACAATAATTTCTTTGAAAGTCAGTGTGCCGTAGGGATGAACGTCGTGCAGCGTCTTACTTCCTATCCTCCACTCGCCGTTCTCGCAGAAAAATTTATCGTTCAGCCCGACCAGCCCCTCTTCCAGCAGCCCGCTCGCGGTAACTACCTTAAATATACTGCCGGGCTCGAAGAAATCATTTATCGCCCTGTTCCTTATCGACTCCGTCTGCCTCTTGTTAAGATCGTTCAGATCGAAGTTCGGGAAGTTAGCAAGCGCCAGTATGGCGCCTGTGCGCGGGTCCATCACAACTATTGAAGCCGCCTTCGCGTTATGTTTCTCATATGCCTTATAGAGCTCCCGCTCGGCAATGGACTGTATGACTTCGTCGATCGTGAGAACAAGGTTCATACCATTCTGGGGCGGGATGAATTCATATTCATATAATTCGAGGAGTTTTCTTTTGGCGTCCTGCGTGGAGATCAGCCATCCGCTTCGGCCCTTAAGATAATTATTATAATTATATTCCACGCCCTCGAGCCCGTTATTATCGATATTCACCGCGCCCAGAAGATGACAGGCAAGCGACTTATCAGGATAGACTCGTTTCGATTCCTCTACGAGTTCGATACCTTTTATATTAAGCTTTTTGATTTCGTCCGATTCCTGGGGCGTTATCTTTCTCTTGATCCATACGAAACCTTTATCGCGCGAGAGCCTGTCAAATATGTATTTCTGATCGAGCTTTAAGGCTTCCGACAAAGCCTTCGCGCAAGCCTCCTTGTCTTTTACAAGGCGAGCGTTCGCGAATACAGAGTCGGTATTGATATTGACAGCGAGGATCTGCATGTTGCGGTCATATACGGTCCCGCGCCTCGGCTGGACCTCGGTCGAAACCACATGCTGTTCATTTGCGATTTTATAGTAGAAGTTTTGCTGAACACCTTGGATATAGAAAAGCCGCACTAACAGAAGGGTTAATGATAGGAGAAAAAAAAGAAAGATGGCTAATTGCCGCGCCCTGAAGATTCCGCTATGCACGAATTAGAGCAATCCTTAAACTTAAAACGACCGAAGCTTATTATCGGCTAACCTGAGCTTCCGCTTTCGGTGTTAAAAAATCGAAAAAAGCGAATATATCATGCTTCTTTGAGGCCTTCAATATATACGGACGACGATCACTTCCGCTGTACTTTGAGCTGGCCAACCTTACCACATGCCCTCTCTTCGGAAAAGCGACTTCTATCTTCTTTGCGAGAAGGACCTCTTCCAATCTATTAGGAGCCTCTAAATTATCGATATTATAACCCAGCCCTTCATTGTGGTCAAGGACATCCTTAAGGGTTTTTTCTTTCAATTCTATCGAATAACTAAGCTTAACCAGTTCGACCTGCTGATGCACGTACAATAACGCCACCAGTGTCGCGCTAACTATCATCATCGTTGCTCTTAATGCCCTCATGATGCTTATATCCTTTCCGCCACTCTCAATTTCGCGCTTCTTGCGCGCGGATTGCTTAAGATCTCTTCCCTGGAAGCCGTTTGCGGTTTTTTGGTAACTATTTTTAAATCTCCGTGAAGCGCATGCAACTTAAAAGTATTCTTCACTATACGGTCTTCAAGAGAGTGAAATGATATTACCGCAATTCTTCGAGAACTCGCCAGGTAATCTATACTTTTTTTCAACCCTTCTTCGAGCGCCCCCAACTCATCATTGACCTCTATTCTTATCGCCTGAAAAGTCCTGGTCGCCGGGTCTATCCTGCCCCACTTGCCCTTGACCGCCCTGTGAACCAGCGATCTTAACTGTGTGGTAGTATCTATCGGGCTTTCGCGCCGGTTGTAAACGATGTATCGCGCTATGCGTCTTGCAAAACGCTCCTCGCCATAATTCTTTATAAGTTCGGCAAGGTCCTCTTCTTTATATCTGTTCACAACATCCCAGGCCGATATTTCCAATCTGGGATCCATTCTCATATCCAGCCTGGCATCGCGTTGTAAGCTGAATCCCCTGGCCCCGTCATCTATTTGAAACGATGATATTCCTAAATCCAGCAAACACGCGTCCAGCCGCTGGACACCTTCCGAGCGCAGGGCCTTATCCAGATTCCTGAAGTTCTCGTTTATCAACCTGCAGGACGCGCCGAAAGTCTTCAAGGCGTTCGCGGCTGTGGTTACGGCCGATGCATCGGCATCAAGGCCGATCAATTTCCCGCCGGGAGAGATCCTTTTTAAAATTTCAACGGCGTGACCGCCGCCGCCGAGGGTCGCGTCCAACACTGTATAGCCCGGCCTTAGATTCAAAGAGCTTATGACTTCATCAAGCATTACCGGTAGATGCACTCTTAGGATATTCTCCGATACACTACAAAAATTTCGAGATCGCGTTCGACCGGGAATTGACAAAAAACATATTCCAGATATAACATTCCAGCCCGACATCGGCAGGATTACAGTTCAACGCCCTGACTTTCTTGAACCTCTCGATAAGCGTATCTATGCTCACCTGATAATCCTTCCCCTTCTTCACGGATTTAACATATCTGTTCGGCATATTATCCACCTCCTTCTTCCGTCATCAGCTTCTCCGCGATATCTTCGAAGGATTCCTTGGAATTATCATAATATGATTTCCAGGCCTCTTGAGACCAGATCTCTATCCTGTTGGATACGCCGATGATCATAACATCTCTTTTTATCGCGGCGTAATCCTTCAGGTACTTCGGTATAAGGATCCTTCCCTGTTTATCGCACTCGATCTGTGACGCGCCTGCAAAATACAGCCGGTTAAACTTTCTTGATTCTGATTTTGTAAACGAAATAGATTTGAATTTCGTCTCTTGAGTTTTCCACTCATTCTCCGTAAACATAAAAAGACATTTGTCGAGTCCGCGCGTGATAAAGAATTTCTCGACGTCATACTCTCTAAATGCCTCCCTGAATTTGGAGGGTATGATGAGCCTTCCCTTTTTATCTATGGTATGTTCATACTCACCGTAAAACATGCTCCGGACTATCCTCCATTTTACACCACTTTAAACCACTTAGTGCTTTAAGTATACACTAGCGCCTCCACCTTGTCAAGCACCCGATTACTATTTTTATATTATTATATAAGGGGAAAAAATAAAGGACAGTAGAAATAAATCTACTGTCCTTTATAAATATTTCGTCCCCACTCAAACTGTCGGGACGATATCCTGAGTCAGACTGAATATATCGGTAGACCTGTAAGCCGGGTTCTGTCTTATCCCGCGATTAGGCGGGATGAGGCGCTCATCTATCTCGACCACGAATCGCTCCGTGGCTCTAGTCGCTGGCAAAGCCAACGACATGCGCGGTCAATGCCAGAGGCATTGGCCAGCGCTAGCGACCTTACCCGTTCCGATACTGACGTGTTTTCCAGTAGGATCTAGCAGATCCTGGATCGGAACCTATTTGATCTTGCTCCGCGTAGAGATTGCCGCGTTTCACCCCATCGCTTCTTTCGAAACGATGGACTCGTCTCTGTGGCTCTATATCCTCGTCTTTCGACGGACGGCCGTTAGCCGCTACGCTGCTATATGGAGCCCGGACTTTCCTCTCCAAGCTTAAAGCATGGAGCGAGCACCCGGTCTACCGAAGTCCTTGGTCTAACTCGGGACTTCGTCCCGCCAATCTAACTGGGGACGAAATCTATCATCGAAACCCTAAAATAATCCCGCTAAATTTATTGCCTTATTTACGAGCTTATCCGCTTCTTTATTTTTAGCGCGTTTTATGTGTTTCACCTCGAACGAATTGAAATTCTTAAGGAGGTTCAGAGATTCGTCGAAGAAGGTCTTCATATTGGCGTCTTTTACTTTGTATTCACCTTTAAGTTGTTTTGCCAGAAGTTCGCTGTCCATATAGATCACTACATCTGCCGCTTTAAGAACTAATGCCTCTTTGAGGCCCAAGACCAGCGCTGTATATTCGGCCACATTATTCGTCGCCTCACCGATATATTTAAATACTTCTTTGATCTTCTTCTTATTTGAGTCAAGGATCACCACGCCGATTCCCGAAGGGCCCGGGTTACCGCGGCTGCCACCGTCAGTATAGAGGTACAATTTCTTACTCTTCAATGTAAAGCATCCTTGTGCAGTTCTCGCAGCAGACGATCGAAGCTTTCATTTTAACTTCATTTATAACCTGAGCCGGCATATGAGCGAAACAACCTTGGCATGACTCATCCACTATAGGAACAACAGCCAGGCCGTCTTTATTGGCCAATATCCTATCATACTTGGCAAGCGTATTCTGGTCGATCTTAGCTCCAAGCTCGGCTCGCTGGACCTTTAACTTGTCTGAATCAGCCTTTATGCGTAAGGCGTCAGCGTCAAGCATCTTCTTTTCATCACGCATGGCGGCATCTTCCTTCTTAAGAAGCTCTTTCTGCTCACCCACTTCTTTATTCTCGGCGTCAACCTGGTCGAATATTTTTAATATGGCCTCTTCTATTAAAGAGTTATCGGCCTTCACCCTGCCGATCTCTTCCTGGAGAGCGGTATATTCTTTGTTGGTCTTGACCTGATACATCTGCGAAGTGTATTTCTTTATAACATCTTCCTTGGTTTGGAGCTCTCCCTCTTTTTCTTTACGCTTAAGCTGGAGCGCTTTTACGTTATCTTCGTGTTTTTTAAGATTGGCGCTCTTGTCATTAAAATCGCTTTCAAGTTTCGCCAACTTTTCAGGGATAGAATTAAGCTCATCCTCCATCTTAAGTATCTGAGAATCCAATCCCTGTAATTCTATGAGTAATTTTATCTGTTCTTCAGCATTTGTCATATTAGCCGTTTCATTTATCCTACGAAGCTCTACTGCAATATCTAAGCGCCTTAAGAGCAAAGTAGGATGGTGGACGCGACAGGGCTCGAACCTGTGACCTCTGCGATGTGAACGCAGCGCTCCAACCAACTGAGCTACGCGTCCGAAATCTCACTCTTTTCCTCGCTATTCGCTCGGCGCGGCCTCGCTTCAAATACTCTGGCGCACCTTATAAAACTGTAAGCAAACTGACTTAATATGGTGGGCCCACAAGGATTTGAACCTTGGACCAAGAGATTATGAGTCTCCTGCTCTGCCAGGCTGAGCTATAGGCCCACGAAATCGGAAAGTTATTATACCTGAATAAAGATAGGCTGTAAAGACTGATTTTATAGCCGCGGCTATTCGTCGATGCCTATCGCGAGAAAATTCTTGAGCTTGCGCGATCTGGTAGGATGCCTTAATTTCCGTAATGCCTTAGCCTCGATCTGTCTCACGCGTTCTCTCGTCACTTTGAATACAGCCCCTACCTCTTCGAGCGTCCTGGGATAGCCGTCACCGATGCCGAATCTAAACCTGAGCACCTTCTTCTCGCGCTCAGTGAGCGTGCCGAGGACATCGTCCATCTGTTCTTTGAGCATCGAATACGCGGTGGCATTCGCCGGGGATACGGCCCTTTTGTCTTCGATGAAATCTCCGAAATGTGTATCGCCTTCGTCTCCGATCGGAGTCTGCAGGCTAATCGGCTCCTGCGCAATCTTTAATATACCGCGCACTTTATCAACAGGCATCCTCATCTTGTGGGCGATCTCTTCAGGCGTCGGTTCCTTACCGTTTTGCTGAACTAGCGTACGCGATACTTTGATCAACTTATTTATCGTCTCGGTCATATGGACGGGTATTCTTATCGTCCTGGACTGATCCGCGATCGAACGCGTGATCGCCTGCCTTATCCACCATGTGGCATATGTGGAGAATTTATACCCGCGCTTATACTCGAACTTATCGACGGCCTTCATGAGGCCTATATTGCCTTCCTGAATGAGATCGAGAAATGAAAGGCCCCTATTCGTGTACTTTTTGGCGATGCTTACAACGAGCCTCAAATTCGCGCCCACGAGCTCTTTTTTAGCCTTGGTAAACTTGGCTTCAGTGGATTTTATTGATTTGAAATATTCTTTTATATCATCAACCGGCTCTCCGAAGTCGCGCTCCATCTTCTTTTTGCGCTTAACAAGGTTCCTGACCTCTTCTCTGTTGCCCCTGGTTCTGGCTCGGGCTATAGCGCTTTCCAACTTAGAGAATTCATCGAGCCTCACTTCGATATCCTTAGCGATCTCCTCGATGACCGACATGACTAAGTTCATCTCTCTTATAGTCCTGGCGATCTCGGATTTATTCCTGGTGGTCTTCAGTTTCTCAATCAGAGTATCGAATTTCTTCTTAAGCCTGGCCCCTTTGTATTTGGGATCTATATTTATAAACTCTTCCGGATTTATCTCCAGACTCATTATCTGGGTAGCTACCTCTATGGCCTTGTATTTGGAGAGTTTCACGTTTAACACCGCTTCCCTGAACTTCGCCTCGGCGTCTTTAATACGTTCGGCTATCTCTATCTCCTCTTTCCTGGTGAGAAGCGCTATCTGGCCCATCTGACGCAGGTACATTTTCACCGGATCATCTACATGAGCGAGTTTTACGGGCGGGGCTTCCTTATCGGCATCTTCCTTCTTCTCTCCGACAGTCTCTATCTCAAC contains:
- the rsmH gene encoding 16S rRNA (cytosine(1402)-N(4))-methyltransferase RsmH, encoding MHLPVMLDEVISSLNLRPGYTVLDATLGGGGHAVEILKRISPGGKLIGLDADASAVTTAANALKTFGASCRLINENFRNLDKALRSEGVQRLDACLLDLGISSFQIDDGARGFSLQRDARLDMRMDPRLEISAWDVVNRYKEEDLAELIKNYGEERFARRIARYIVYNRRESPIDTTTQLRSLVHRAVKGKWGRIDPATRTFQAIRIEVNDELGALEEGLKKSIDYLASSRRIAVISFHSLEDRIVKNTFKLHALHGDLKIVTKKPQTASREEILSNPRARSAKLRVAERI
- the mraZ gene encoding division/cell wall cluster transcriptional repressor MraZ — its product is MFYGEYEHTIDKKGRLIIPSKFREAFREYDVEKFFITRGLDKCLFMFTENEWKTQETKFKSISFTKSESRKFNRLYFAGASQIECDKQGRILIPKYLKDYAAIKRDVMIIGVSNRIEIWSQEAWKSYYDNSKESFEDIAEKLMTEEGGG
- the rpoD gene encoding RNA polymerase sigma factor RpoD; the encoded protein is MKKKRVKHTKPSAKKPMSGTVLKEVSPETVKSAASQPKKKRSKELAELIALGKEKGHLTFEEVNNILPIDIVSSEAIEEILGVLGEENIKLVDSEEDALKEPAAERGEVAAEASSETHVEIETVGEKKEDADKEAPPVKLAHVDDPVKMYLRQMGQIALLTRKEEIEIAERIKDAEAKFREAVLNVKLSKYKAIEVATQIMSLEINPEEFINIDPKYKGARLKKKFDTLIEKLKTTRNKSEIARTIREMNLVMSVIEEIAKDIEVRLDEFSKLESAIARARTRGNREEVRNLVKRKKKMERDFGEPVDDIKEYFKSIKSTEAKFTKAKKELVGANLRLVVSIAKKYTNRGLSFLDLIQEGNIGLMKAVDKFEYKRGYKFSTYATWWIRQAITRSIADQSRTIRIPVHMTETINKLIKVSRTLVQQNGKEPTPEEIAHKMRMPVDKVRGILKIAQEPISLQTPIGDEGDTHFGDFIEDKRAVSPANATAYSMLKEQMDDVLGTLTEREKKVLRFRFGIGDGYPRTLEEVGAVFKVTRERVRQIEAKALRKLRHPTRSRKLKNFLAIGIDE
- a CDS encoding UDP-N-acetylmuramoyl-L-alanyl-D-glutamate--2,6-diaminopimelate ligase → MDLKKILSGVKIRTGENIGGVDISKVTDDSRKVEAGDLFVAVRGYSLDASKFVDLALKAGARAIVTEKDFNSRPGVAKILVDDTRSAMSTIADNFYGHPSCKLKVIGITGTNGKTTITYLIESVVKAAGKADAGIIGTINYRFNGKVFTAINTTPGPMLLQEMLAEMAASKIGCAIMEVSSHSLDQGRVDNILFDVGIFTNLTSDHLDYHKTTTNYFKAKRRLFDKLKTKGRAVLNMDDKKVASLKGSIKSGIITYGIKSKADVTAENIALSMDGTRFTVNAPGMSFEMRTKLIGIHNVSNVLAAVAAALALKIPKKAIIEGIESVDKVPGRLEAVETGQPFKIFVDFAHTEDALFNVLNLLREVAKRRIVTVFGCGGNRDRTKRPLMGKVACKYSDHVIVTSDNPRFEKPEDIIGEIEAGIKGKFSNYDIIADRKEAISKALGSALKDDIIIIAGKGHEGYQIIKDKIMPFDDRKVALSILKKL
- a CDS encoding ribonuclease HI family protein, translated to MKSKKLYLYTDGGSRGNPGPSGIGVVILDSNKKKIKEVFKYIGEATNNVAEYTALVLGLKEALVLKAADVVIYMDSELLAKQLKGEYKVKDANMKTFFDESLNLLKNFNSFEVKHIKRAKNKEADKLVNKAINLAGLF
- a CDS encoding penicillin-binding transpeptidase domain-containing protein, giving the protein MVSTEVQPRRGTVYDRNMQILAVNINTDSVFANARLVKDKEACAKALSEALKLDQKYIFDRLSRDKGFVWIKRKITPQESDEIKKLNIKGIELVEESKRVYPDKSLACHLLGAVNIDNNGLEGVEYNYNNYLKGRSGWLISTQDAKRKLLELYEYEFIPPQNGMNLVLTIDEVIQSIAERELYKAYEKHNAKAASIVVMDPRTGAILALANFPNFDLNDLNKRQTESIRNRAINDFFEPGSIFKVVTASGLLEEGLVGLNDKFFCENGEWRIGSKTLHDVHPYGTLTFKEIIVKSSNIGTVKAASALGPDKMYKYIKAFGFLDRTGVDLPGEVVGLNRPPEKWSKVSMYAIPMGQEVTVTAMQLVTAMSVIANNGFYVKPRIVKEIVAENGEVIKTFPPVVVRKIITPKTAVYMRYILNGVVEMGTGKKAKVEEFKVGGKTGTAQKIEGGTYSHSKFIASFIGFAPYDKPLLAVAICVDEPHPVYYGGDVSAPVFKGVVEETLKYLNTKGLKAI